Part of the Streptomyces antimycoticus genome, CGCTCGCTGTGCGTCCACGGCGACACCCCCGGCGCCGCCGACCTCGCCCGCCGGGTGCGCAGCGAGCTGACGGCCACCGGAGTGCGCGTGGCGGCGTTCACATGACCCTGCGGTCCCTGCCTGTCGGCGAGCACGGGCTGCTCATCGAGGTCGACAGCGGCGAGGCGGCCGAGGCACTCCACGCCGAGCTGCTGCGCCGCGCCGCCGCGCGGAAGCTGCCCGCCGTACGCGAGATCGTGCCCGCCGCCCGCACCGTGTTCCTCGACGGGCTCGCCGATCCCGGGCGGCTCGCCGCCGAGCTGCCCGGCTGGCGGATACCGCCGCTGGACCGCGGCGACAGCGAGATCGTCGAGGTGTCCGTGCGCTACGACGGGCCCGATCTGGCCGAGGTCGCGAAGCGGTGGGGGGTGACGCCCGAGGAAGCCGTAAGGATTCACTCGGGCACCGAGTTCCGGGTGGCCTTCTGCGGCTTCGCGCCCGGCTTCGGCTATCTGACGGGGCTGCCCGAGCGGTTCCATGTGCCGCGCCATGCGACGCCCAGGACCCGGGTGCCGGTCGGCTCGGTGGCCCTCGCGGGCGGGTACACGGGCGTCTATCCGCGCTCGTCCCCCGGCGGCTGGCAGCTCATCGGCACCACGGACGCCGTGCTGTGGGACGCCGCGCGGGAACCGGCGGCGCTCTTCACCCCCGGCACCCGTGTCCGCTTCATCCCGGTACCGGGTACGGCGGGCCCGGCGCCGGGCCCGCCCCCGGAAGGGACGGCGCCATGACCGACAGCGCCTTCGTCGTCGTCCGGCCGGGAGCCCTGACCACCGTCCAGGACCTGGGCCGCGTCGGCCATGCCCATCTCGGGGTGCCCCGCTCGGGTGCGCTCGACCAGCCCGCCCACCGGCTCGCCAACCGCCTGGTGGGCAACACCGAAGGGGCCGCGACCCTGGAGACCACGCTGACCGGGTGTGCGGTGCGGCTGCGCCGCCCGGCGACGGTCGCGGTCACCGGCGCGCCCTGCCCGGTCACGGTCGACGGCCGCCCCGTCGCGTGGGGAGCGGCCGTACGGGTGCCGACGGGCGCGCTCCTGGAGGCCGGGACCGCCGCCCAAGGGGTCCGCAGCTATGTGGCGTTCGACGGTGGTGTCGAGGCCGAGCCGGTGCTCGGCAGCCGGGCCACGGATGTGCTCTCCGGGCTGGGCCCGGCGCCGCTCGTGGACGGCGCGGTGCTGCGGCTCGGGCCGCCGGGCGGGCCCGCGCCCGGTGTGGACGGGGTGCCGCATCGGGGCGTCGCACCGCAACTGGTGC contains:
- a CDS encoding 5-oxoprolinase subunit B family protein, with protein sequence MTLRSLPVGEHGLLIEVDSGEAAEALHAELLRRAAARKLPAVREIVPAARTVFLDGLADPGRLAAELPGWRIPPLDRGDSEIVEVSVRYDGPDLAEVAKRWGVTPEEAVRIHSGTEFRVAFCGFAPGFGYLTGLPERFHVPRHATPRTRVPVGSVALAGGYTGVYPRSSPGGWQLIGTTDAVLWDAAREPAALFTPGTRVRFIPVPGTAGPAPGPPPEGTAP
- a CDS encoding biotin-dependent carboxyltransferase family protein, producing MTDSAFVVVRPGALTTVQDLGRVGHAHLGVPRSGALDQPAHRLANRLVGNTEGAATLETTLTGCAVRLRRPATVAVTGAPCPVTVDGRPVAWGAAVRVPTGALLEAGTAAQGVRSYVAFDGGVEAEPVLGSRATDVLSGLGPAPLVDGAVLRLGPPGGPAPGVDGVPHRGVAPQLVLPVVLGPRDDWFTPAGLRTLATGEFRVSAASNRIGLRTEGPSLERAKDGELASEGMALGALQVPPDGRPVLFLADHPTTGGYPVVGVVPEPYLAAAAQAVPGTPVRFTPLGRVSWGPPARRTGVGGP